A genomic region of Notamacropus eugenii isolate mMacEug1 chromosome 3, mMacEug1.pri_v2, whole genome shotgun sequence contains the following coding sequences:
- the LOC140496765 gene encoding cathepsin L2-like, which yields MNFYLCLASLCLGIAAAAPQFNQTLDAKWEQWKSQYGRTYGGNEEENWKRAIWEKNLRMIEMHNLEYSAGKQSFRMQMNKFGDMSEKEFRLVLTGFKQKRFQGKTKGTLFRETLFEQVPESVDWRDKGYVTAVKDQGLCGSCWAFSATGSLEGQWFRKTGKLVSLSKQNLVDCAKDEINHGCDGGLMDHAFEYVKKNGGIDTEESYPYEARDGNCRYKPENAIANVTGYVKIPFGQESALKEAVATVGPISIAVDSVHSSFWFYESGIYHEPKCSSRQLRHAMLVVGYGVHEENGKKYWIVKNSWGEDWGKNGYILMAREQNNHCGIATLAIYPKV from the exons ATGAATTTCTACCTGTGTTTAGCTTCCCTATGCTTAGGGATAGCAGCTGCTGCTCCACAATTTAACCAGACTTTAGATGCTAAATGGGAACAATGGAAGTCACAATATGGAAGGACCTATGGAGGG aatgaagaagaaaattggaAGAGAGCAATATGGGAGAAGAATTTGAGAATGATTGAAATGCACAATCTGGAGTACAGCGCTGGCAAACAAAGTTTCCGGATGCAAATGAACAAGTTTGGAGATATG AGTGAAAAGGAATTCAGACTAGTGCTGACTGGctttaaacaaaagagatttcaagGGAAGACCAAAGGAACTCTGTTTCGTGAGACTCTCTTTGAACAGGTCCCTGAATCTGTAGACTGGAGAGACAAAGGCTATGTAACTGCTGTTAAAGATCAG GGTCTATGTGGTTCTTGCTGGGCATTTAGTGCAACTGGTTCCCTGGAAGGCCAGTGGTTCCGTAAGACGGGCAAACTTGTTTCACTTAGTAAACAGAATTTGGTTGACTGTGCTAAGGATGAGATCAACCATGGCTGTGATGGTGGTTTGATGGATCATGCCTTTGAATATGTGAAGAAAAATGGAGGCATTGATACAGAGGAATCCTATCCCTATGAAGCAAGA gatGGGAACTGTCGGTATAAGCCAGAAAATGCCATTGCTAATGTAACTGGATATGTGAAAATCCCATTTGGGCAAGAAAGTGCTCTCAAAGAGGCTGTAGCAACTGTGGGTCCCATCTCTATCGCAGTTGATTCTGTACATTCATCCTTCTGGTTCTATGAGTCTG GTATTTATCATGAACCCAAATGCAGTAGTCGACAACTACGCCATGCCATGCTGGTTGTGGGCTATGGTGTGCacgaagaaaatggaaagaaatactgGATTGTCAAGAACAG ctgggGTGAAGATTGGGGCAAAAATGGGTACATTTTAATGGCCAGGGAACAGAATAACCATTGTGGAATAGCGACACTAGCCATCTATCCTAAAGTGTGA